A stretch of the Solanum dulcamara chromosome 6, daSolDulc1.2, whole genome shotgun sequence genome encodes the following:
- the LOC129891181 gene encoding plasma membrane ATPase 4 gives MAKAISLEEIKNETVDLEKIPIEEVFEQLKCTREGLSSDEGANRLQIFGPNKLEEKKESKILKFLGFMWNPLSWVMEAAAIMAIALANGDGKPPDWQDFVGIVCLLVINSTISFIEENNAGNAAAALMAGLAPKTKVLRDGRWSEQEAAILVPGDIISVKLGDIVPADARLLEGDPLKIDQSALTGESLPVTKNPGDEVFSGSTCKQGELEAVVIATGVHTFFGKAAHLVDSTNNVGHFQQVLTAIGNFCICSIAIGMLVEIIVMYPIQHRKYRDGIDNLLVLLIGGIPIAMPTVLSVTMAIGSHRLSQQGAITKRMTAIEEMAGMDVLCSDKTGTLTLNKLSVDKTLVEVFAKGVDKEYVLLLAARASRVENQDAIDACMVGMLADPKEARAGIREVHFLPFNPVDKRTALTYIDNNGNWHRASKGAPEQILDLCNCKEDVRRKVHAMIDKYAERGLRSLAVARQEVPEKSKESPGGPWTFVGLLPLFDPPRHDSAETIRRALNLGVNVKMITGDQLAIAKETGRRLGMGTNMYPSASLLGQDKDSSIASLPVEELIEKADGFAGVFPEHKYEIVKKLQERKHIVGMTGDGVNDAPALKKADIGIAVADATDAARGASDIVLTEPGLSVIISAVLTSRAIFQRMKNYTIYAVSITIRIVFGFMLIALIWKYDFSAFMVLIIAILNDGTIMTISKDRVKPSPMPDSWKLNEIFATGVVLGGYQALMTVLFFWAMHDTDFFSDKFGVKNIRGSDDEMMSALYLQVSIISQALIFVTRSRSWSFLERPGALLMVAFLIAQLVATLIAVYANWGFARVKGCGWGWAGVIWIFSIVTYFPLDIMKFAIRYILSGKAWNNLLDNKTAFTTKKDYGKEEREAQWALAQRTLHGLQPPEASNLFNEKNSYRELSEIAEQAKRRAEMARLRELHTLKGHVESVVKLKGLDIETIQQHYTV, from the exons ATGGCGAAAGCTATAAGCCTCGAAGAGATAAAAAATGAGACTGTTGATCTG GAGAAAATCCCCATTGAAGAAGTGTTTGAACAACTGAAATGTACGCGGGAGGGCCTGAGTTCGGACGAAGGAGCCAACAGGCTTCAAATCTTTGGACCGAACAAGTTggaagagaaaaaggaaagCAAAATACTAAAGTTCCTGGGGTTTATGTGGAATCCTCTGTCATGGGTTATGGAGGCTGCGGCTATCATGGCCATTGCACTGGCTAATGGAGATGGAAAGCCCCCAGATTGGCAAGACTTTGTTGGTATTGTTTGCTTGCTGGTGATCAATTCAACTATCAGTTTTATTGAAGAAAACAATGCTGGAAATGCTGCTGCAGCTCTTATGGCTGGACTTGCTCCCAAAACCAAGGTGCTTAGAGATGGGCGCTGGAGTGAACAGGAAGCTGCTATTCTGGTACCTGGGGATATTATAAGTGTCAAATTGGGAGACATCGTTCCTGCTGATGCTCGTCTTCTTGAAGGTGATCCTTTAAAGATTGATCAATCTGCCCTTACAGGAGAATCTCTTCCTGTGACAAAGAATCCTGGAGATGAAGTTTTCTCTGGATCAACCTGCAAACAAGGTGAACTTGAAGCTGTAGTCATTGCCACTGGAGTTCACACTTTCTTCGGCAAGGCAGCACACCTTGTTGACAGCACCAACAATGTTGGCCATTTCCAGCAAGTGCTGACAGCCATAGGAAACTTCTGTATCTGTTCAATTGCTATTGGTATGCTGGTTGAGATTATTGTCATGTATCCAATCCAGCACAGGAAGTACAGGGATGGAATTGACAATCTCTTGGTGCTCCTTATTGGTGGTATTCCCATTGCTATGCCTACTGTGTTGTCAGTCACTATGGCTATTGGATCTCATAGGCTCTCCCAGCAGGGTGCCATCACCAAAAGAATGACTGCTATTGAAGAAATGGCTGGAATGGATGTGCTGTGCAGTGACAAGACAGGTACCTTGACTCTTAACAAGTTGAGCGTCGACAAAACCTTGGTCGAGGTGTTTGCAAAGGGAGTAGATAAAGAATATGTGCTCCTCCTTGCCGCAAGGGCCTCTAGAGTTGAAAATCAGGATGCAATTGATGCTTGCATGGTTGGCATGCTTGCTGATCCAAAAGAGGCACGAGCTGGTATCAGGGAGGTGCATTTCTTACCCTTCAATCCAGTGGACAAGAGAACTGCTTTAACATATATTGACAACAATGGCAACTGGCATCGTGCCAGCAAGGGAGCTCCTGAGCAG ATTTTGGACCTATGTAACTGTAAGGAAGATGTCAGGAGAAAGGTTCATGCAATGATTGATAAATACGCTGAGCGTGGGTTGAGGTCATTGGCTGTAGCTAGACAG GAAGTGCCAGAGAAATCAAAAGAGAGCCCTGGAGGTCCATGGACATTTGTTGGATTGCTACCCCTCTTTGATCCTCCCAGGCATGATAGTGCTGAGACCATTCGTAGAGCACTCAACCTTGGTGTAAATGTTAAGATGATCACTGGGGATCAATTGGCTATTGCCAAGGAGACTGGCCGTAGGCTTGGAATGGGAACAAACATGTACCCATCAGCATCTTTACTTGGTCAAGACAAGGATTCATCTATTGCTTCACTTCCTGTAGAAGAGTTGATTGAGAAGGCAGATGGATTTGCTGGAGTATTTCCTG AGCACAAATATGAAATTGTGAAGAAGTTGCAGGAGAGAAAGCACATTGTGGGAATGACCGGTGATGGTGTGAACGATGCTCCTGCTTTGAAGAAGGCCGATATCGGAATTGCTGTTGCTGATGCTACTGATGCAGCACGAGGCGCCTCTGATATCGTGCTCACTGAACCAGGTCTAAGTGTTATCATCAGTGCTGTGTTGACCAGTAGAGCTATTTTCCAGAGGATGAAGAATTACACA ATATATGCAGTTTCCATCACAATCCGTATTGTG TTTGGTTTCATGCTTATTGCTCTGATATGGAAGTACGACTTCTCTGCATTTATGGTTTTGATCATTGCCATCCTAAATGacg GAACCATTATGACAATCTCAAAGGATAGAGTGAAACCATCTCCAATGCCTGATAGCTGGAAGTTGAATGAAATCTTTGCAACTGGTGTTGTTCTTGGAGGTTACCAAGCGCTGATGACTGTGCTTTTCTTTTGGGCCATGCATGACACTGATTTCTTCTCG GACAAATTTGGTGTGAAGAATATTAGGGGAAGCGATGACGAAATGATGTCTGCTCTGTATCTGCAAGTGAGTATTATCAGCCAGGCTTTGATTTTCGTGACCCGTTCACGCAGCTGGTCCTTCCTTGAACGCCCAGGAGCTCTGTTAATGGTTGCTTTCTTGATTGCCCAACTG GTTGCCACTTTGATTGCTGTTTATGCTAACTGGGGTTTTGCAAGAGTCAAAGGATGTGGGTGGGGATGGGCTGGTGTCATCTGGATTTTCAGTATTGTTACCTACTTCCCACTTGACATAATGAAATTCGCCATCCGCTACATCTTAAGTGGAAAGGCTTGGAATAACTTGCTTGACAACAAG ACTGCTTTCACCACCAAGAAAGACTATGGAAAAGAAGAGAGGGAAGCTCAATGGGCACTTGCTCAGAGAACTTTACATGGACTTCAACCACCCGAAGCCTCAAACCTCTTCAATGAAAAGAACAGCTACCGAGAACTGTCTGAAATTGCTGAACAAGCAAAGAGGAGAGCAGAGATGGCCAG GCTTCGCGAGCTTCACACACTCAAGGGTCATGTTGAATCAGTGGTGAAGCTGAAAGGTCTGGATATCGAAACGATCCAGCAGCATTATACAGTTTGA